One stretch of Amycolatopsis sp. NBC_00345 DNA includes these proteins:
- a CDS encoding ABC transporter ATP-binding protein: MATVSFTDTTRYYAGVERPAVDGLDLEIADGEFLVLVGPSGCGKSTTLRMLAGLEGVDDGSIHIGDRDVTDLPPKDRDIAMVFQNYALYPHMSVGDNIGFHLKIAKMAKAERDRRVREAAELLDLTGYLDRKPAKLSGGQRQRVAMGRAIVREPSVFLMDEPLSNLDAKLRVQTRTQIASLQRRLGVTTLYVTHDQVEAMTMGDRVAVLKDGLLQQCDTPVGLFARPVNVFVAGFIGSPAMNLLTTTVDDEGALVGGTRLPLTPAQRSALTGPGIVAGIRPEGWETGEGGLAAVVEVVEELGSDQYLYCRSETAGVLTVRTPGMAPWQRGQQIGLTPKPGSVHLFDEATGDRLPDA, from the coding sequence ATGGCCACCGTGAGCTTCACCGACACCACGCGCTACTACGCGGGGGTCGAGCGGCCCGCCGTCGACGGCCTCGACCTCGAGATCGCCGACGGCGAGTTCCTCGTCCTGGTCGGGCCGTCGGGCTGCGGCAAGTCGACCACCCTGCGGATGCTGGCCGGCCTCGAGGGCGTCGACGACGGCTCGATCCACATCGGCGACCGCGACGTCACCGACCTGCCGCCGAAGGACCGGGACATCGCGATGGTGTTCCAGAACTACGCGCTCTACCCGCACATGAGCGTGGGCGACAACATCGGCTTCCACCTGAAGATCGCCAAGATGGCGAAGGCCGAGCGGGACCGGCGCGTGCGCGAGGCCGCCGAGCTGCTCGACCTGACCGGGTACCTGGACCGCAAGCCGGCGAAGCTGTCCGGCGGCCAGCGCCAGCGGGTCGCGATGGGCCGCGCCATCGTCCGCGAGCCGAGTGTGTTCCTGATGGACGAGCCACTGTCCAATCTGGACGCGAAGCTGCGGGTGCAGACGCGCACACAGATCGCCTCGCTGCAGCGGCGGCTGGGCGTCACCACGTTGTACGTCACGCACGACCAGGTCGAGGCGATGACGATGGGCGACCGGGTGGCGGTGCTCAAGGACGGCCTGCTGCAGCAGTGCGACACACCGGTCGGGCTGTTCGCACGGCCGGTGAACGTGTTCGTCGCCGGGTTCATCGGCTCGCCCGCGATGAACCTGCTCACCACCACGGTGGACGACGAGGGCGCGCTGGTCGGCGGCACCCGGCTGCCGCTGACCCCGGCGCAGCGCTCGGCGCTGACCGGGCCGGGGATCGTCGCCGGCATCCGGCCTGAGGGCTGGGAGACCGGCGAGGGCGGGCTGGCCGCCGTGGTCGAGGTGGTCGAGGAGCTGGGCAGTGACCAGTACCTGTACTGCCGCAGCGAAACCGCCGGGGTGCTGACCGTCCGCACACCCGGGATGGCGCCGTGGCAACGCGGGCAGCAGATCGGCCTGACGCCGAAACCGGGCTCGGTGCACCTGTTCGACGAGGCCACCGGCGACCGGCTGCCGGACGCATGA
- a CDS encoding DUF5107 domain-containing protein translates to MTSLSVTTLVLPAAALGPENPLPPLVKPAPVQQVANLAELPADLAEGLGYGQLATVLPYRLQDGYTRERTETELPALVLENDRLRATVLPSLGGRLYSLWHKPSGRELLYRNPVFQPANLALRDAWFAGGVEWNLGSTGHTAQTCAPMFAARVEGPDGTPVLRLWEWERTRDLPYQLDFSLPEGSDFLLVGVRVRNPHARAVPVYWWSNIAVAEEPETRVLVPATEAWHYGYGGRLDRVEVPGDLTYPARADAAADYFFELPDETPRWIAAVDGRGDGLVQASTRRLRGRKLFVWGESAGGRRWQDWLAPGAPGYLEIQAGLARTQLEHLRLDAGESWDWLEAYGPVSADPAVVHGPDWAAATELVQASVPALDERHREWLTVADVQPESLLHQGSGWGALEVHRTMAGLPGTPFPASAMGPEQEPWRALLDGQPPSGSPSAVPPPTLVGPAWADLLEHAPENWLTWYHRGVARWAAGDHDGARSAWRSSLAAAENPWALRNLAVASADQREAAELYERALQLAPDLLPLAIEAITAQLDAELPKRAAVLLEAWNGETSGRLLFLTARTRLALGDAAGARAVFEAGFEVPNIREGETSLSDTWAAVTATPLPAEYDFRMTPP, encoded by the coding sequence ATGACCAGCCTGAGCGTGACCACGCTGGTGCTGCCCGCGGCGGCGCTGGGCCCGGAGAACCCGTTGCCGCCGCTGGTGAAACCCGCGCCGGTGCAGCAGGTGGCGAACCTCGCCGAGCTGCCCGCGGACCTGGCCGAAGGGCTCGGTTACGGCCAGCTCGCCACAGTGCTGCCGTACCGGCTGCAGGACGGCTACACCCGCGAGCGGACCGAGACCGAGCTGCCCGCGCTGGTGCTGGAGAACGACCGGCTGCGCGCGACCGTGCTGCCCTCGCTCGGCGGACGGCTGTATTCCTTGTGGCACAAGCCGTCCGGGCGTGAGCTGCTCTACCGGAACCCGGTGTTCCAGCCCGCGAACCTGGCGCTGCGCGATGCGTGGTTCGCCGGGGGCGTCGAGTGGAACCTGGGCAGCACCGGGCACACCGCGCAGACGTGCGCGCCGATGTTCGCCGCCCGGGTCGAGGGCCCGGACGGCACGCCGGTGCTGCGGCTGTGGGAGTGGGAGCGCACCCGGGACCTGCCGTACCAGCTGGACTTCTCCCTGCCTGAGGGCTCGGACTTCCTGCTGGTGGGCGTGCGTGTGCGCAACCCGCACGCGCGCGCCGTGCCGGTGTACTGGTGGTCGAACATCGCCGTGGCGGAGGAGCCTGAGACCCGGGTGCTCGTGCCTGCGACGGAGGCCTGGCACTACGGCTACGGCGGGCGGCTCGACCGCGTCGAGGTGCCCGGAGACCTGACCTACCCGGCCCGCGCGGACGCGGCGGCGGACTACTTCTTCGAGCTGCCGGACGAAACCCCGCGCTGGATCGCCGCGGTCGACGGGCGCGGGGACGGGCTCGTCCAGGCTTCGACCCGGCGGCTGCGCGGGCGGAAGCTGTTCGTCTGGGGCGAGTCCGCGGGCGGGCGGCGCTGGCAGGACTGGCTGGCGCCGGGCGCCCCGGGCTACCTGGAGATCCAGGCCGGGCTCGCGCGGACGCAGCTGGAGCACCTGCGCCTGGACGCCGGCGAGTCGTGGGACTGGCTGGAGGCCTACGGCCCGGTGTCGGCCGACCCCGCCGTGGTGCACGGGCCCGACTGGGCCGCGGCCACGGAGCTGGTCCAGGCGTCCGTGCCGGCGCTCGACGAGCGTCACCGGGAGTGGCTGACGGTGGCCGACGTGCAGCCGGAGTCCTTGCTGCACCAGGGTTCTGGGTGGGGTGCGCTGGAGGTGCATCGCACGATGGCGGGCTTGCCGGGCACACCGTTCCCGGCGTCGGCGATGGGCCCGGAGCAGGAGCCGTGGCGCGCCCTGCTGGACGGCCAGCCGCCGTCCGGCTCGCCTTCGGCGGTGCCCCCGCCGACGCTCGTCGGTCCGGCGTGGGCGGACCTGCTGGAGCACGCGCCGGAGAACTGGCTGACCTGGTACCACCGCGGCGTGGCCCGGTGGGCCGCCGGCGACCACGACGGCGCCCGCTCGGCGTGGCGATCGTCGCTCGCGGCGGCGGAAAACCCTTGGGCCTTGCGGAACCTGGCCGTGGCGTCGGCTGATCAGCGTGAAGCAGCGGAACTGTATGAACGCGCGCTTCAGCTGGCACCGGACCTGCTGCCGTTGGCCATCGAGGCGATCACGGCGCAGCTGGACGCGGAGCTGCCGAAACGCGCCGCGGTGTTGCTGGAGGCGTGGAACGGCGAGACTTCGGGGCGGCTGCTCTTCCTCACCGCGCGCACCCGCCTCGCCCTGGGCGACGCGGCGGGAGCGCGTGCGGTCTTCGAGGCGGGCTTCGAGGTGCCCAACATCCGTGAGGGCGAGACGTCCCTTTCGGACACCTGGGCGGCGGTGACCGCCACGCCGTTGCCCGCCGAATACGACTTCCGGATGACACCCCCGTGA
- a CDS encoding DeoR/GlpR family DNA-binding transcription regulator, translating into MARHERLSTLLDMLGQREKIDVEDVAEELDVSAATIRRDLDHLAEQQLLTRTRGGAVANDLAYDLPLRYKTARHVPEKQRISAAAAALAERGMAVGLNGGTTTAGVARALAIRSDLSGRGDASGLTVVTNALNIAHELAVRPNVKIVVTGGVARPQSFELSGPLATRVLSELTIDLLFLGVDAFDPDAGAFAHHEGEASINRLMVERAERVVAVADGSKLGRRAFARICQVGEVDMLVTDVDADPAAVKAFEAAGIEVRAV; encoded by the coding sequence ATGGCCCGGCACGAACGGTTGAGCACCCTGCTGGACATGCTCGGGCAGCGGGAGAAGATCGATGTCGAGGACGTGGCCGAGGAGCTGGATGTCTCGGCCGCCACGATCCGGCGCGACCTCGACCACCTGGCCGAGCAGCAGCTGCTCACGCGCACCCGCGGCGGCGCGGTGGCCAACGACCTCGCCTACGACCTGCCGTTGCGCTACAAGACCGCGCGGCACGTGCCGGAGAAGCAGCGGATCAGCGCGGCCGCGGCGGCGCTCGCCGAACGCGGGATGGCGGTGGGCCTCAACGGCGGCACCACCACCGCGGGGGTCGCGCGCGCGTTGGCGATCCGCTCGGACCTGTCCGGGCGCGGTGACGCGTCGGGCCTGACCGTGGTGACGAACGCGCTGAACATCGCGCACGAGCTGGCCGTGCGGCCGAACGTCAAGATCGTGGTGACCGGCGGCGTCGCGCGCCCGCAGTCGTTCGAGCTGAGCGGCCCGCTCGCCACGCGGGTGCTCAGCGAGCTGACCATCGACCTGCTGTTCCTCGGCGTCGACGCGTTCGACCCGGACGCGGGCGCGTTCGCCCACCACGAGGGCGAAGCGAGCATCAACCGGCTGATGGTCGAACGCGCCGAGCGGGTGGTGGCGGTGGCCGACGGCTCGAAGCTCGGCCGTCGCGCGTTCGCCCGGATCTGCCAGGTGGGCGAGGTCGACATGCTGGTCACCGACGTCGACGCGGACCCGGCCGCGGTGAAGGCCTTCGAGGCCGCCGGGATCGAGGTCCGCGCGGTCTGA
- a CDS encoding trypsin-like serine protease, whose amino-acid sequence MRVQSVVLASAIAVVAATAAATPALAIRGGVESAQAYSFMGSLQRPFDSPRADGHVCGVTLIAPQWVVTAGHCARNPTSAQAGTPRGWKVRIGSASTISGGRLVDVDKFYSYSPYPPQDGDLALLHLAAPVPSRPASLPSARPADGAPTRIMGWGVTCDQREPRCYPEHLREAGTVVQPAAECVLSGITARELCVGAKDGSVAATNMDSGGPAVVRDGDGWTLIGAVSGSNGDDQPVVYTDVHSYLGWIDGIVSGTSVPPDSPVPDMAGTAGLGGCSASVVRTAASRPGDPALLLTNGHCVQGDRPKPGSALADQPADIPVQVEGRDGYTQATAKATRLVYATMTGTDVALYRLDTTYAQLKAAGARVFRLATTPARAGDRVDVVSAGVGARFSCSVDAVVPHLREAGYQQDDSYRYDSKCGASHGASGSPLVAADGVTVVGVHNTGNDDGGQCTENNPCEVAADGTVTVHKGQRYGQRTTMLPACLAAGSVLDLSRPGCTLTRPAA is encoded by the coding sequence ATGCGTGTTCAATCAGTAGTTCTCGCTTCGGCCATCGCCGTAGTCGCGGCGACTGCGGCAGCGACGCCCGCGCTGGCCATCCGCGGTGGCGTCGAATCGGCCCAGGCCTACTCGTTCATGGGGTCGCTGCAACGGCCCTTCGATTCACCCCGGGCGGACGGCCACGTCTGCGGCGTCACGCTCATCGCGCCGCAGTGGGTGGTGACCGCCGGCCACTGTGCCCGCAACCCCACCTCGGCCCAGGCCGGCACCCCGCGTGGCTGGAAGGTCCGCATCGGCTCGGCCAGCACGATTTCGGGCGGCCGGCTGGTCGATGTGGACAAGTTCTACAGCTATTCCCCGTACCCGCCCCAGGACGGCGATCTGGCGCTGCTGCACCTGGCGGCCCCGGTGCCGAGCCGGCCGGCGAGCCTGCCCTCGGCCAGGCCGGCCGACGGCGCCCCGACCCGCATCATGGGCTGGGGCGTGACCTGCGACCAGCGGGAGCCGCGGTGCTACCCGGAACACCTGCGTGAGGCCGGCACCGTGGTGCAGCCGGCCGCGGAGTGCGTGCTCAGCGGCATCACGGCGCGGGAACTGTGTGTGGGCGCCAAAGACGGCAGCGTCGCGGCGACCAACATGGACTCCGGCGGCCCCGCGGTCGTGCGCGACGGGGACGGGTGGACGCTGATCGGCGCGGTCAGCGGCTCCAACGGCGACGACCAGCCCGTGGTGTACACCGACGTGCACTCGTACCTCGGCTGGATCGACGGCATCGTCAGCGGCACCAGCGTGCCGCCGGACAGCCCGGTCCCGGACATGGCCGGGACGGCCGGCCTGGGCGGTTGCTCGGCGTCGGTGGTCCGCACTGCCGCCTCCCGGCCCGGCGACCCGGCCCTGCTGCTGACCAACGGCCACTGCGTGCAGGGCGACCGGCCCAAGCCCGGTTCGGCGCTGGCCGACCAGCCCGCCGACATCCCGGTGCAGGTGGAAGGCCGCGACGGGTACACCCAGGCCACCGCCAAGGCGACCCGGCTGGTGTACGCGACCATGACCGGCACCGACGTCGCGCTGTACCGATTGGACACCACCTACGCCCAGCTCAAGGCGGCCGGCGCACGGGTGTTCCGGCTGGCCACCACTCCGGCGCGGGCCGGTGATCGCGTCGACGTCGTGTCCGCCGGAGTGGGCGCGCGCTTCAGCTGCTCGGTGGACGCCGTGGTGCCGCACCTGCGTGAAGCCGGCTATCAGCAGGACGACTCGTACCGCTATGACAGCAAGTGCGGGGCGTCGCACGGGGCCTCCGGCTCACCGCTGGTCGCCGCGGACGGCGTCACCGTGGTCGGGGTGCACAACACCGGCAACGACGACGGCGGGCAGTGCACGGAGAACAACCCGTGCGAGGTGGCCGCCGACGGCACGGTCACTGTCCACAAGGGACAGCGGTACGGGCAGCGGACCACGATGCTCCCGGCCTGCCTGGCCGCCGGTTCGGTGCTCGACCTGTCCCGGCCCGGCTGCACACTGACCCGCCCCGCAGCCTGA
- a CDS encoding TIM-barrel domain-containing protein: MLAAVSMLGLAPAAASADPSPPSGQLGALTGISADGPVVTLNSGAAAVRVSFPDAAAVRVWLAPDGTFADPAGSKIVLPRGPGVTPRQADKGAYWAISTPKATLRAYKNPLRFALYDGTDTQRRWEEAAPLSWTGTTTTQTLTRGASEQFVGGGEQNGRFSHRDQTIKIFADDNWNDGGAPNSQPFYASTAGYGVLRNTFSPGSYSFTAPVKTTQDERRFDATYVVGDSLKDVISGYTDLVGKPFVPPIYGLETGDSDCYLHNANRGERHTLDALKVADGYAQHGMPNGWMLVNDGYGCGYENLPQTGEGLRKDNMQLGLWTENGLPNQGDEVKAGVRVRKLDVAWVGPGYQFALDACDTAHQGIEANSDARGFVWQPVSWAGAQRCGVLWSGDQSGSYDYIRWQIPTYAGATTSGIAYSTGDIDGIFGGSPQTYVRDLQWKTFLPVAMTMDGWASADKQPWQQGEPYTSINRQYLMLKERLLPYTYSYSVQASKTGVGQVRPLALEYPDDPNVWTDKAKYEFLSGTDFLVAPVYENSNVRNGIYLPKGTWVDYWSGKTYTGPTTVDNYDAPLNKLPLFVRGGAVVPMWPEGTTSWQTRDKSELDLDVYPQSQGGFTLTEDDGVTRANQQGAQATQRFTVDAPKSGPGTVTVGIGASTGSYDGKPASRKYQLTVHTGSKPVVVQAGNGLLRQYGSRAELDKAATGWFYDGSVVRVKTAPIAAGDTQDVRLFGTSAVGGVFPADQNGAVALAAPGFVAPGTAATASVSFTNGTPLPVGDVALSVQAPAGLRADVGRAPGGLVWPGQKVTVPVTLTPSAGLKPDDYQLTASASYLARLIPHQVTDSATVTVPHASVAEAAGNVGVTDAAHLAAGNLDGGGSSFRADGLAQAGLSPGAKFTADGVALTWPDAGTGKPDNVVAAGQTIAAAGSGSKLVLAGTGTGTAKGTVVVHYADGSTGQADVSFPNWCCADAGGATTVASVLGKNTPAGPAYPTTPYRVFAATVPLTPGKEVKAFTLPSNSAMHVFAAAVG, from the coding sequence GTGTTAGCTGCAGTTTCCATGCTGGGGCTGGCGCCGGCGGCGGCGTCCGCCGACCCGTCCCCGCCGTCCGGGCAGCTGGGCGCCCTCACCGGGATCTCCGCGGACGGGCCGGTGGTCACGCTGAACTCGGGCGCCGCCGCCGTGCGCGTGAGCTTCCCGGACGCGGCGGCGGTCCGGGTCTGGCTCGCCCCGGACGGCACCTTCGCCGACCCGGCGGGCAGCAAGATCGTCCTGCCGCGTGGCCCCGGCGTGACGCCGCGCCAGGCCGACAAGGGCGCCTACTGGGCCATTTCCACGCCGAAGGCGACGCTGCGCGCGTACAAGAACCCGCTGCGCTTCGCGCTCTACGACGGCACGGACACCCAGCGCCGGTGGGAAGAGGCGGCGCCGCTGTCGTGGACCGGAACCACGACCACGCAGACGCTCACCCGCGGCGCGTCCGAGCAGTTCGTCGGCGGCGGGGAGCAGAACGGCCGGTTCAGCCACCGCGACCAGACCATCAAGATCTTCGCCGACGACAACTGGAACGACGGCGGCGCACCGAACTCGCAGCCGTTCTACGCCTCCACCGCGGGGTACGGCGTGCTGCGCAACACCTTCTCCCCGGGCTCCTACTCGTTCACCGCCCCGGTGAAGACCACGCAGGACGAGCGCCGGTTCGACGCCACGTACGTGGTGGGTGACAGCCTCAAGGACGTCATCTCCGGCTACACCGACCTCGTCGGCAAGCCTTTCGTGCCACCGATCTATGGCCTCGAGACCGGTGACTCCGACTGCTACCTGCACAACGCCAACCGCGGTGAGCGGCACACGCTCGACGCGCTGAAGGTCGCCGACGGCTACGCCCAGCACGGCATGCCGAACGGCTGGATGCTCGTCAACGACGGTTACGGCTGCGGTTACGAGAACCTGCCGCAGACCGGTGAAGGGCTGCGCAAGGACAACATGCAGCTCGGCCTGTGGACCGAGAACGGCCTGCCGAACCAGGGCGACGAGGTCAAGGCCGGCGTCCGGGTGCGCAAGCTCGACGTCGCGTGGGTCGGCCCCGGCTACCAGTTCGCGCTGGACGCGTGCGACACCGCGCACCAGGGCATCGAGGCCAACAGCGACGCGCGCGGCTTCGTCTGGCAGCCGGTCAGCTGGGCCGGGGCGCAGCGCTGCGGCGTGCTGTGGAGCGGCGACCAGTCCGGTTCCTACGACTACATCCGCTGGCAGATCCCGACCTACGCCGGGGCCACCACCTCCGGCATCGCCTACAGCACTGGTGACATCGACGGCATCTTCGGCGGCAGCCCGCAGACCTACGTCCGCGACCTGCAGTGGAAGACGTTCCTGCCGGTCGCGATGACCATGGACGGCTGGGCCTCGGCCGACAAGCAGCCGTGGCAGCAGGGCGAGCCCTACACCTCGATCAACCGCCAGTACCTGATGCTCAAGGAACGGCTGCTGCCCTACACCTACAGCTATTCGGTGCAGGCCAGCAAGACCGGCGTCGGCCAGGTGCGCCCGCTCGCGCTGGAGTACCCGGACGACCCGAACGTGTGGACGGACAAGGCGAAGTACGAGTTCCTGTCCGGCACCGACTTCCTGGTCGCGCCGGTGTACGAGAACTCCAACGTGCGTAACGGGATCTACCTGCCGAAGGGCACCTGGGTCGACTACTGGAGCGGGAAGACCTACACCGGTCCGACCACTGTGGACAATTACGACGCGCCGCTGAACAAGCTGCCGCTGTTCGTCCGCGGTGGTGCCGTCGTGCCGATGTGGCCCGAGGGCACGACCTCGTGGCAGACCCGGGACAAGTCCGAGCTGGACCTCGACGTCTACCCGCAGAGCCAGGGCGGGTTCACGCTGACCGAGGACGACGGCGTCACGCGGGCGAACCAGCAGGGGGCGCAGGCCACCCAGCGGTTCACCGTGGACGCGCCGAAGTCGGGTCCCGGCACGGTGACCGTCGGGATCGGGGCGAGCACCGGTTCGTACGACGGGAAGCCGGCGTCGCGGAAGTACCAGCTGACCGTCCACACGGGATCGAAACCGGTGGTCGTGCAGGCCGGGAACGGGCTGCTGCGCCAGTACGGCAGCCGCGCGGAGCTGGACAAGGCCGCCACCGGCTGGTTCTACGACGGTTCCGTGGTGCGCGTGAAGACCGCGCCGATCGCGGCCGGGGACACCCAGGACGTGCGGCTGTTCGGCACGAGCGCGGTCGGCGGGGTCTTCCCCGCGGACCAGAACGGGGCGGTCGCGCTGGCCGCGCCCGGTTTCGTCGCCCCGGGCACGGCGGCGACGGCTTCGGTGAGCTTCACCAACGGCACTCCGCTGCCGGTCGGCGACGTCGCGCTCTCGGTGCAGGCGCCGGCCGGGCTGCGCGCCGATGTCGGACGGGCGCCCGGCGGCCTGGTGTGGCCGGGGCAGAAGGTCACGGTGCCGGTGACGCTGACGCCGTCGGCCGGGCTGAAACCGGACGACTACCAGCTCACCGCGTCGGCGAGTTACCTGGCGCGGCTGATCCCGCACCAGGTCACCGATTCGGCGACGGTGACGGTGCCGCACGCCTCGGTGGCCGAGGCCGCGGGGAACGTGGGCGTCACCGATGCCGCCCACCTGGCCGCCGGCAACCTCGACGGCGGCGGAAGCAGCTTCCGCGCCGACGGCCTGGCCCAGGCCGGGCTGAGCCCCGGCGCGAAGTTCACCGCGGACGGCGTGGCGCTCACCTGGCCGGACGCGGGCACGGGCAAGCCGGACAACGTCGTCGCGGCCGGCCAGACGATCGCCGCGGCGGGCAGCGGGAGCAAGCTGGTGCTGGCCGGCACGGGCACCGGCACGGCGAAGGGCACGGTGGTCGTCCACTACGCCGACGGCAGCACCGGGCAGGCGGACGTGTCCTTCCCGAACTGGTGCTGCGCCGACGCCGGCGGCGCGACCACGGTGGCGAGCGTGCTGGGCAAGAACACCCCGGCCGGTCCCGCCTACCCGACGACGCCGTACCGCGTCTTCGCCGCGACGGTGCCGCTGACGCCCGGCAAGGAGGTCAAGGCGTTCACGCTCCCGTCGAACTCCGCGATGCACGTGTTCGCGGCCGCCGTCGGCTGA